From the Erpetoichthys calabaricus chromosome 12, fErpCal1.3, whole genome shotgun sequence genome, the window tgaattggcgcatttcctgttcaaatacatggGACACACGTGAGGTGCAGCAGCGACGAGCCTGATCTCACCTCGGACTGAGCTCTCCCGCACACTCGgggttgatgcctgcaattggcgTGCGCCTGttgctgtttctctgtatgtcgccaatatgtgtgcagacacgtttattatacactgactttccacagtctagcTAACATCTTTTAATGAATATGTATGACATATGTAGTCTTTCTGATCTGacttaaaactgcagtgaaaaggcacaaggtgaggcagacagtaccatgaCACACCGTGAgcctgtgagcccaacaggtgctcctTGCTGCGCCAGTAatttagcgatatcagaaagtctaGTGCATTGCAGCGGtccgttttatttttctttgtttcgactgactgccaaaatggaagattaagatttttaaaattaaaggaaaataaggatgtcttttacaagaaagtgatggagattttggTAGAGAAGGACAgacgcatggacttcatttacaaataaaggtaagaccataaacggttttcaacttcataaaaaatgggatcagactaagaaaaaaacaatccaatatttaaaaacaacattttgacattaaataaaatattcttttgtttttcttgttatccttttgttgaacagtctattAAAATTGATCAAAGCATCAGAGCTTtaataaacaactaaatatttcaattaaggtcaaaattgaaatccgtttttttgtacgccactcaatactttcatttgtattttatgaatatgaattgtggaattgcaacggcaaatttggaacacatggagggtgcggagcaaatgcgctctctgtTGCCTCAATAAATGTAACGTTCTGTCTTGGCCAAATGTGCgccttatatatgtgtgtgtgtgtaaagaatgctgatgagatatgaaacataaccagtagtcaatgtgcatgctgccaattgagtAATGAATacgctactcttttgggttcataaaaatatgaacctgaaggagtccgtgcctcactagccatgaacctcaccgcacgtcactgttcCAGGGTGTCACAccttgcacggctgcactcgggtcccaatccaaggggtttgtcgtgtggtgggtgcggcaacgcgctgtaaaatcagcgcatgctcccaacctacctTACAAAATACTACAGCTCTGAACCTTAAATTTGAATTGTATTCAGAGAACTGACGGACAGACGGACACATTATCATCATCTCAAaccgcttttcctggtgagggtcgcCCAGGCGTCCATGTACCCACCTAAAGATTCCAGCTGTTTCTGGGGAATTCTTAGGTGTTCCGGATACAGTAGCATGCACTGATAcggcgcgttgccacacccaccacacaacaaaccacctcaggattccaCATTAGGACTCGATTGCAGCCGTGCAACAGGCGACACCTCAGCGCCACTCTAGTTGCAATGGAATGGAacactgagattttttttttcatcagttggagtgccagtcctgccaccaacccccgacTTCACCCTGCAAGTTGGTAGGCAAGCtagcagggctggatgcaggttaacgtcatacccaggacggaccATTGCAGGTTGGTTAGCCTAAATATTAATcggtttctgaaaaaaataataaaacatcaggTACTTATCttttgtcctttcttttcttttctgttttaataatatgGTCTGTCGTGAGAAGTGCCGATCGCCCGTCTAGCACTCGAACAGATAAACGTGATAGCTTGTTCGATTACAAAGTCATTTATTGGTTCCGTCATTTCTGGGGGTGGAGTTCGTCTGGGGAGGGGCGTGGTCTCCTATGTAAGTGCGCACGTGTCCCTGTTTACAGAGGGCAGAGACCTGCTGAGAGCAGAAACAGAGACGACATCGAGAGCTGAATTACCCAAAGTCGTTAAGCCGAAGAAACGAAAAGTTTAAAATGCCAGTAAGTTgcacagtgttgttttttttttatttgacacaaAACAAATGGACTAATGTCGTTGTGCGCAATTCATAATTAGTAGTGTGTTATCCTttagttttggagctaaaataTGTCGGAGCGAGTGGAAAAAAACGAAAGTACGGAAAGTTGGAAGGGTGACAGCTTTTGCAGATCACTTAATTCAACCATGTGCTTCTTTCCCCGAGATTTTGTTTAATGCTGGTGAAATGTGGGCAGTGACATTGTTTGTAATCTTCAACGGCTTCTCTGAAAGCTGTGGAGCGAAACAGGTACCCCAAGTTCATGCCCGGGCATGTTCGCCGTTCTGCGCAAGCGTCGTGGTGGGTCGCGGCAGGCACTTTCAGTAAATCGCCTTGAGCCTTTCGGATAGCCACGATACCATGACGGCGACACTTTCAGATTTTAAATGAATCTCTcctaatatataattatatataatataatataatatataagaggaaagacgcctcacgcctggacaaactggtgaggaaggcaggctctattgttggcatggagctggacagtttaacatctgtggcagagcgaagggcgctcagcaggcttctatcaattatggagaatccactgcatccattaaataatgtcatctccagacagaagagcagcttcagcgacagactgctgtcactgtcctgctccacagacagattgaggagatcgttcctccccaaactatgcgactctttaattccaccagggggggggggtaaacgttaatatttaacattatacatagttattgtctgttttttttcacctgtattattatcattctttaatttaatattatttattgtatcagtatgctgctgctgaagaatgtgaatttcccattgggattaataaagtatctatctatctatctatctaatttgggCAATACGATATgataaactttttcatgttatgttGTCGCTTCTCATCTACAATTTGTGCCAATTTGTCAGGTGgcatctttgtgttttattatgtacatgtgccTAAATCATAATTTTACCTATTAAATCGTcgtaaaatatttgcaaaaattaattcctggatttaagaatgaaaagATATATAGCTTATATAGAGTATATGCTGGATGACACACCCTTCCTGTTGGGGCAATCGCAGCTGGGCATGTTGCTGTAGTCGTGCATGCAACTCTCAAAACTTCTTGCACCCTAAGCCTTTGAGTGGATTGTCATTAGATCTTAAAGAATAAGGtgtgtatttttaaagttatttttattttacatatacagtatatttgcatttgccatgcaaagttgtgttctaAAGTGTTTTCAGTACATCTTTTAAAATATCTTGCCTTCACTGGCAGCTAATGGCGCATCACGAGAAAGTAAGTCATTCTCTAACCCACTTAGACCAATCCCAACCAGcatatagggcacaaggcaggaacaaaccctggacagggcaccaatccattgcagggtgaacacacacacaccccatctACACATTGGGGCCTATTTAGTATCACGAAtgccataacctgcatgtctttggagtgtgggaggaaaccggagcacttggacacagagagaacatgcaaactccacacaggaaggacctaggatgtgaatcctggtctccttatgACAAGGCAGCAGTTTCTACCACTGCACCTTGGTGCCACCctcaccagaaaataaaagcttaaagaCTTATCAAATACATCCAAAacagttgttgagtattgatccacattttgctattaaaaaactattataaaaataatttacacaatccatttttgaaagaaaataaaaaacaatatcatGACATGCAGCCATTCTAAAAGAAGACTTGTCTACCAACCCCATTTCAGCATTTCTCTTTTTCTGCAATAATCTTTCACACCTCTGGGTGCAATTTCCTTTTGGAAGACCAAATCTCAGTAAACATTTTGTGCCACTTGATTGGTTTTGTAttgatttacttttgtatttatgtgagaTCTCACATAAGCAAATACAAAAAGTGTCCTTAACATGAGAAAAGTGGCACCAGGAATACGAGATAAAAGAATTATTTCCCGATCccctttgtttttcacaaaattattGAGTTGGGTTCAGAAATCTCTAAAACAtcaatttgaaacattttatacCATGTTTATCCAGTTTTGAGCTGCAGCGTTGTTAGCCCCTTCCAGCAGCACAGtgttcaaggcaggaacacaccctaaactgggtgccagtccacttGTAGGCACTTTCCTGCACACACCTGAGACTGACTTTGAGTAACTGTTTGACTTGACACACATCTTTGGGCCGGGGGCTCAAAACCAGAATACCAGAAAGTTCAATCTTAAGGCTTCAAGCCCAAGACATTGGAGCTGCAAtgcaattattaaacagtcagtcagccattgtccaacccgctatatcctaacacagggtcatggaggtctgctggagccaatcctagccaacacagggcgcaaggcaggaacaaatcctgggcagggcaccagcccaccgcagggcacatacactagggacaatttaggatctccagtgcacctaacctgcatgcctttggactgtgggaggaaacccacgcagacatggggagaacatgcaaactccatgcagggaggacccagggagcgaagccgggtctccttactgcgaggcagcagcgctaccactgcgccaccgcaaTTATTaaacaactgaattaaaataagTACCCCACAGTGTTGTCCAAATGGTTGTGCTGGATGGACAGTCTTGGTGATTACAGCTGGGCCTGGCCCagctccaccaccatgcttgcctgacttttagttattttatatttttttccatctAATTCTGCAGCTCTTTGTAGACCTGTTGCATCCGCCGTTTGAAAGAGAGAGGCAGAAGCACAAGAAGAAGCGTCTGGTGCAAAGCCCCAATTCCTACTTCATGGATGTTAAGTGTCCCGGTAAGATTTTGGTAGAAAATGTAATCAAGGAATGAAAATTTTAGAATTGgtatgtctgtctgttatatagtactTTAAATAATGTGTTAATGTCTTTCATTTTGAGCCACGGTCCTTTATTTGAAACACATCTTACACACTCTGTAATGGCGAGGCACAAGATATGGCCCTTTCTGGAGTTTAGATCTGCATTACGGCATATTTTTTACAGTTAATGTTCGGAGATTTTCCACCAATCTCTAAAATAAAGAACCCTAAAGAGAATTCACAGTTCATTCAGTGAAGGCCGGCACTCCAGTATAATCTCCATAAGCTATGAAAAGACCCTCACAACCACTATTCTTGATAACTGGTTTGAGGAACTTTCTGTGAAATGCAGTGTGAAGTGTTCCTTGGACGTGACACAACTTACATGGCCCAGATGGCTCCATTTTTATCTTTCTTGGCATGCAGgtgtgcattaaccccccaagttTGTGACCGTTTAAGGGTTAAGTAAATGAATAAGACTTGTTTtctttaactattgttttcattaatctcattagtaagctgCAGCTAATATCCTACAAGCTAGATCAATAAGACCTTTTCAAGCACGTTTTTAAAGGAAGCAAAATATTGTCTAATTATCGTTACCAAAGTCCCTGAAAATATCGAGATTTAATCTTTTTTCAATAGCGCACTCCCTAACTCTTATCCAAGGCAAACAAATTCCTGCAGATCTCTAAATTTAGTTCAAGACTTTTATAATTACCAGGAAACTTTCACACCGCAGGACTCTTGACTGATCACTGCACTATGTCGCAATCTTGAGAGTCTACCAACCTTTGTAAAATATAGAGTGATATGAAACATCACCTCAGGGATAGTACATAGGCTTAAAAACAGTTATAGCATTGGATGGTGCTAGTTTGAAAGCTCCCTGAACTGGCAGTCTGAAACTTTGATAATCCTTATCGCCATCTGTGGCATCTGTGCCAGTTATGTTTGTCATAGGTGAAAATGGTGTCTCCTGCTTATCCTTGTCTTTCattctctttttgatttacatgcatTCTTGTGACGGGCCCACCCAGGCTGCTACAGGATCACCACAGTGTTCAGCCACTCGCAGACTGTGGTACCTTGTCCTGGCTGCTCTTATGTGCTGTGCCAGCCTACTGGAGGGAAATGCCACTTAACGGAAGGTATGGTGACAGCATATATTCGATAACATGAGTTATTTGTTGGCTTAACTTGTGGAAAAAATCTTGGTCTCAATTTGCTTCAACAGGTTGCTCATTCAGAAGAAAACAGCATTGATTGAGTCTCTTGAAGCAGCAGAATCCTTGAATTGGGTTTAAGGGACACTCTTTCCCCCTAATCTGGAAAATGCCAGGCAGTTCTGTTTTCTTACATCCATCTAGCATTTGGTTGTTCTTTGGGTGGGGTGGGGAGATCCTCTTTtagacaaatttttaaaaatgttcctacATGGTCTTAAAGAGGAGGCTGAACTAATTCATTATATTGTGGAAAAGCCAATTGGACACAAGAGCCAGATAGGCCAATAGAAAGCAAGCTTCATGTTCCACCCGAGTGTTCAAATTTAAACTTGATGGAAAACCATCCAGCAAAATTATTCTTAATTTActccacttttttaaaaaaacaagaaaagctgTTTGACAAATGTCTCTCGGCATCAGGCGACTGTGTTACCCCAATGGAAGTACTCAATCGAAACAATCAGAGAATGAGATGTCATTCATTGGTTTTGCTCAttagctttttaatttattttatttaccagTTGACCTTTTCTGCCTGTAATAAAGATCAGTATATTAACacatctttgaaataattatttagAAAGACAATAAAATAAGGAGTGGGTTATAAATCTATCTTTGGGGAAAAAAGTTTATTAAGTAAATTCACagttaggtgacctgggttcgcttcccgggtcctccctgtgtggagtttgcatgttctccccgtgtctgcgtgggtttcctccgggcgctccggtttcctcccacagtccaaagacatgcaggttaggtggattggcgattctaaattggccctagtgtatgcttggtgtgtgggtgtgtttgtgtgtgtcctgcggtggggtggcaccctgcccgggattggttcctgccttgtgccctgtgttgggtgggatttgctccagcagacccccgtgaccctgtgttcggattcagcgggttggaaagtggatggatggattctgctaATATTCTCTATGACAATAGCTATAAAATGTATAGAATAAATTATGACATTTACCTATTTGGCTGTTGTCTTACaacatatatatcaaaatatatattccgacatttgtctgtctgtccgcttttcacaagagaactatttaacgtatttagattgggtttttttctataatttgcttgaacattctggttgattttgcaactccGAGCCACCACAATCCCATTTGGCTATGTCATTGTcacatcattttctaacctgcttaatccggaTCAGTGCTGTGTGTTGGTGCTGGAGCATAACCGAGctagcaaagggcacaaggcaggaacagaaacTGGACAGAGCGTCAGAGCATCACAGGGCAAACGCACACCACACACTTGGGCTAATTTAACGTTGCTAattctcctaacctgcatgtctttctttggaaagtgggaggaaacaGTGGGTACTCGGAGGGAACCCATGCACACACCGAGAGAAAATACAAACTTcacccagggaggacctgggatgtaaaCTGTGGTCttcttactacaaggcagcagtgctaccacaatGCCACTGTGCAGCCCCCATTTAGctatgatattgtaaaatgctgtTATAAACCTGGGTGTTTTATGTACTCTACTAATACATGTGATTATATTGTTACCACCATATGAATCATtggttaaaaaaatcaacaaaaaaagagaTCTCTCTAAAGTAAACAAACATATGAAAATTCAACATTTGACTAAGTTATGaatatttgttttctaatttatttgtgTCCGATTGACTGCTCTGCAAGTGTGGCCTAGTTGTCCAGACTCCCAGAACACACCTTGTGTGCCTCTTTGGGCCAAAATGGCTCCCAATAACGACTTACTGCTTGAAAGCTCCTCCTACTGGAAGACttgggtttaattttttttctttcagcaataCATTTGATTTTCTTAAAGAAAGCATTGATCTTTTTTCTCTTAAAGGGAACACCTGATTGTTTGCAATGCACTAACTTCTTTTGTAGGCCTCTCTGGAGACACGGTGACTGTGATAAGCACTTACTGTATAAATGAAAGCCGTTTAATGGCCATTCTTTAATCTGTCACACTTTTTGTCTTGCTTTCCTTACTGTTCTGTCATATTGAATGTGCTGAAGTGTTTATCATTTTCCAGCACTGAATACATTGCTGGATACACTTTGGAATGGTTCTGTAATGCACGGTCTTAATCCTACTGCTGTAAGTGgcattatgtaaaaataaaatttcatattaataattgtacattttcattgttttctttttttcaaaattttatttttaaaatcttttctctGTGGATAAATTCTGCATTTTTCACCCACTGTCAGCTTATCGAATAGTAGTCAAGCACCCTCACTAACACACAAAACACTTGGCTCACTTGCACATCTAATTCTTGACCCAGGGTTGTCTAATTTTGTACCAGGAGAGCCTATTGTGGACAGGGGTTAGCCATCCAAATTGTCTTAACCGCCATGACATTGTACTACCTTGAACCCCTTGTCCAACTGCAACCTTATAATCCAGTGATTACTAAAAAAAGAACCGTCTTTGCTGCCTGCCTGCTTTCTTCTTCCAGTCTACATTCAAGTAGAAGCAAAATGGCTACTGGCCCCTAGTGGCATCTCAGTCTGATGCTTCCACTTCATAATAACAGAatctgggcttttttttttttttactttctcctatacaaagtattggaatcgtccaaaaatttgatttcaagattttaatgaatctcgacgttttagacctccctgagtctgaaaatacaagttttggaattgtgtgtgtgtgtgtaaacatgataacttgagtacactttcacttaggtcaaccaaattttgctatTTCCGCTAACAGGAAGTGGTACTGTTTTATTCATGCAGCGGCAGAGCCCAATtgattcaactttacttttatagtaattgttcaatatattaatttgatttgttgttgattgttctttattgtacataatataaaaatcattgtcttgcagtttactcctcaaatattcatccccatatctgagtatacaagaaagtctggGGGAGACAACTCCCGTTAGTTTTGTGACAGTACACGACAGTACTGCGTATCGGCACCTCGGCAGCAGTAACTGGTCTACAGTTACCTAAAAGAGACACAATTCACGGATTCCATCAGTACTTCATTGAAAAAACTGCAGCCTCCACTGCATGCTTttagttgtattccagtttcatcaagtggGTGCGAATGTGGGTTTTCACAAATGAATCTAATTGTCACTCCAATGAGAGCCTCATTACTGACGAGCACTGCCTCCAGCCATCTCTTCATACGATTGGCTGGCCCTCCACTCCCACGCTTTGATTCGGCAAGATGCGTTAATTCATGGCTATTACAAGGAGGACAATCAGCCATTAACACTAAAGGCaaagacataataataattctttacgtttatatagcacttttctcactactcaaagcacttgggcaactccacacagacaggacCCGCAAAGCGTAACCATGGttttcttactgcgaggcaacagcaccaGCACTCCGTCACCGTGGAATTGGGAAGACTGTAgctgatgaaaacatgcaaaaagtgtggaattttctttaaaactcaatcagATTTAAGCATTGGTTGCTTTGCAGGACTACATAACTTTTTCTGTAGAATGTAGAGCTTGTCATTAACTTGTGTTTGATATTGATACATTTTAGAATTTCACTAATTTTAGACTgtcaagcacaatattatgcagtacaGTTCACTTGatgatttgtcaatttcaaactttaaacattatgtttcacaaaataatcaaaacatagTGCTGGGACTCCATATACTTTCACAGTACCTCATACTTGATCCAATTGCAACATATGCATACCaccactgtaagagccatttgctagttatttaagttatataattattttcctaaatattagtgcatagtctatgggaggttttTACAAtccccataagttgaattgatatattctaactatttctagcctctctgactataCTTTATACTCCGTTAGTGACTTGCCTTTGCATGTGTAAGGCATAGAGGGtacatggttttaaaccatgccaagtaacatgaaagactGTGCTTTATTGAATGTGCAGCGCTGTACATTTAAAGAATACAGAAGAAGTagtaaagcatctttaattatagaaacaactaaagtttaagaaaagctaagtttaaaggtacattttttctaaattctttggccttttattctacgtgtgtaacaacctttttttcattcatgtgtggattatttgctttgaattttcactaaatattttaaaacttttggactgagagatttcttttggcacgcgttttacccatgcttgaacCTGTCTTACACACCTGCAGCTACAGCCaccttttttaattacaaaaatcgGTAGtgcgctcccctcgactttctcgtatactgagatggAAGAAAAGGTAATCAGAGCCACTTTCagttgcacaatatttctcaaatatcagatctgtttgtttctcatcataactaattgataatattgatacacaatcatttatctctatttataatcgaactttatattaaaatgatatttttgcactTAGGGAGGTTGAAAACGGTGGTGTAATTtattcatgattacatatgcattatttagattacatgcaaaataaaaagttatagtcacctaaaaacatagaaaaagtgttagttttatatataaacatctacacataaagcctggaagtgagaggtggagtcgggataagggctccgcctccaaggaaacaggaaactcacttagccgctaatcttcttctttcttcgtcttcttctttgaTCCCTAGCTGGCGTTGGGTCTGGATCGGCTCCTAAGCCCATACGCTGCTGTGGGTGCCAGTGGTTGTCGGATCTCCTTCACAACTCGTTTCCATGCAGGACGATCGTTGGCGGCTGTTCTGGCCTCGTCGAGATTTATTCTGCGATTAGCCGCTAATAaaacaagtgaggccagcacatcagcaaaataaaagctcagaagaaagacaaagttgcttagctgctaacatcaggAAAACGGTATCTCTTTTACATTTCCTCCCGCCGTTAATACAGAAGCGAGgggagcatgttggcaaaacaaaacctccaaagaaagacaaagtcgcttagctactaatgcacaagcgatgcatgcacattggcaaaacgaatcctcctaagtgagagatgcccagagtagttcctttcaattacctgacatctctacatttcaattttttttctgacaattgcaatggtttctaggaccccgggctttttatagcacaggcttacacagctagtattatataatatttgttgcaataaattgctataggtaaaactgcattagctacatttaattatgacaaTGACGGCGGAACATGACGGGGACGttgcagcttattgttcccattacatctttatatttgcaTGGTATGTTCAGTGTTTACGTGTTATTGAtgatgtatatattaaaataaaaataatagttattaaaAGAATAcacgttatattgaatacagtttttaatattgtgtacacatttatatttcaattatacaaaaaattcagatggtggttaaaataataaatgagttATTTTTCCCAAATAccatatttgtttgctttttatcattacatCTATACAAAACTTGAATCATCTATTTGTAATTATAACTATAGTTTACTTGAACattcacaaaagtattcagttaaagtaccacttccgattGCCAGAAGTGGCCCAAATGTTGATAGGATTTCTTattgttgatataaagcaggagtacaaaatctcattgaccaggtcaaagcgtttttgagttattgtgtttacacacagatacacagacagtcTGAATTTCAATAAAtcgagagtggtctcccctcgacgttctcgtatactcagaaatggggatggatatttaaggagtaaaccacaagacaattattagatttttatattatgtacattaaagaaccatcaacaacattaaatcaaattaatatattgaacagttattctaaaagtaaagttgaatacagtaaatcggactctgcagctagATGAGTAAAAGGTAAAGttccacttccggttaatggaaacAGCCCACAAGTTGATAGAGATCTATGTTTtgcacctaatacttgtatgcaaaatttggttgacctaagtgaaagcgtactcaagttatcatatttacatatatacacacatacacacacagaaacataattccaaaaatggcatttttgggctcaagaaggtctaaaacgttgggattcatcaaaatcttcaaaATCATCTTTTCACGATTCCCATACTTGTATACGAAAAACACTGATAGCAGTCACACTTGACAGGGGCAGATCTTACGCTTACTGACTTATGGCAaaagtggcatcctatgacaatgATATGCTGATATTTGTCAACGGAGATTGTATGGATAAGCGCTCGagtttatgcacc encodes:
- the LOC114662829 gene encoding 40S ribosomal protein S27-like, with protein sequence MPLFVDLLHPPFERERQKHKKKRLVQSPNSYFMDVKCPGCYRITTVFSHSQTVVPCPGCSYVLCQPTGGKCHLTEGCSFRRKQH